Proteins from a genomic interval of Trifolium pratense cultivar HEN17-A07 linkage group LG6, ARS_RC_1.1, whole genome shotgun sequence:
- the LOC123888341 gene encoding putative disease resistance protein RGA1, translating into MDAFVLFGLAESLITKLASRAFEEACQVRDLYVDLQQFTQTISYIKSVLLDADQKQKKQTFYDGFELKNWLWLVGVVLSDAENVLDEIEFQNLRKKVIKDNGGRILTKIIDIRNDTHLAHRGEMTYSRVINSEVIGREHDKKKIIDLLIQHGNDENLSVIPIVGLGGLGKTTLAKFVFNDEKISRNFSFKMWVCVADFYSFDIKEIIIKIINSANDSPKGDAPTYQQNYRDLDIEQLQNHLINKLNGQKFLLIVDDVWVVDRVKWIQVRDLIQVGALGSKIIVTTRNNSVASVMGTVSPHILEGLSLEDSLSLFVKWAFKEGVERRYPQLVNIGREIVKKCGGHPLAVRTVGGLLFSKYDSVGFWENVRDNEIWNLPGTDEILSALKLSYAQMPSDMKKCFATLSLYPRGHTFDSFHVTSLWRALGLLPAPNGNQNQTLKYSANHYLYELLSISFLQDFVDYGIGFAFKIDDLVHELASSVARDCLLAYHPNHFMLDNAQHLSFPENLLLDVFPIEKFKYVKSILFPTAGVGPNSRDFLNACTSIYKHLRFLDLSDSMYETLPRSIGNLKHLRYLSLENNRNIKKLPDSICNLLMLEMLILSGCTELETLPKGLKNLISLQQLEITTKQCVLPEDEIANLSSLQTLRIEFCSNLESLFGGIKKLPVLRVLCVANCRSLKTLPLDIEHFPALETLLVDNCDLLEFPEGHEDQNSSMRLKVVTIVSLDQLVTLPLWLRGSVNTLQYLSISSCNNLVALPQWLSGMNYLKTLCITGCPNVMSLPNDIHCLPSLERFEIDGYPELHRKSQLEVGESSRTPNGIDEPDEIEEDLE; encoded by the exons ATGGATGCATTTGTCCTCTTCGGCTTGGCGGAGTCACTGATAACAAAGCTTGCTTCTCGGGCATTTGAAGAAGCTTGTCAGGTGCGGGATCTATATGTAGATCTTCAACAGTTCACACAGACTATTTCTTACATCAAATCTGTGTTGTTGGATGCTGACCAAAAGCAGAAGAAGCAAACCTTCTATGATGGCTTTGAGCTGAAGAATTGGTTGTGGCTAGTAGGAGTTGTCCTCTCTGATGCTGAAAATGTGCTTGATGAAATTGAGTTTCAGAACCTGCGAAAGAAAGTGATCAAAGATAATGGTGGCAGAATCTTAACCAAG ATAATTGATATTCGAAATGACACGCATTTAGCACATAGGGGAGAAATGACATACTCCCGTGTGATTAATTCAGAAGTGATAGGAAGGgaacatgataaaaaaaagatCATAGATCTTTTAATTCAGCATGGTAATGATGAAAATCTATCTGTTATTCCTATAGTTGGGCTTGGTGGCCTCGGAAAGACCACACTTGCAAAGTTTGTGTTTAATGATGAAAAGATAAGTAGGAATTTCTCATTCAAGATGTGGGTGTGTGTTGCAGATTTTTATAGCTTTGACATTAAGGAAATAATTATTAAGATTATTAATTCTGCTAATGACTCTCCTAAAGGGGACGCTCCTACTTACCAACAAAATTATAGAGATTTAGATATTGAGCAACTGCAGAATCATCTTATAAACAAACTTAATGGTCAGAAGTTTCTACTAATCGTAGACGATGTGTGGGTTGTAGATCGTGTTAAATGGATTCAGGTGAGGGATTTAATACAAGTAGGTGCTCTAGGAAGTAAAATCATAGTTACTACACGTAATAACTCAGTTGCTTCCGTGATGGGAACCGTTTCCCCACACATTTTAGAAGGCCTTTCTCTGGAGGATTCATTATCTTTATTTGTCAAATGGGCCTTTAAAGAAGGAGTAGAGAGAAGGTATCCACAGTTGGTAAATATTGGGAGGGAAATTGTGAAAAAATGTGGTGGACATCCCTTGGCAGTGAGAACAGTAGGGGGTTTACTTTTTTCAAAATATGACTCAGTTGGGTTTTGGGAAAACGTCAGAGACAACGAAATTTGGAATTTACCAGGCACAGATGAGATTTTATCGGCGCTTAAGTTAAGCTATGCTCAAATGCCATCTGATATGAAGAAATGCTTTGCTACATTGTCTCTTTACCCAAGGGGTCATACATTTGATAGTTTTCATGTAACATCGCTATGGAGAGCACTTGGTCTCCTTCCAGCACCAAACGGTAACCAAAATCAAACATTGAAATATAGTGCTAACCATTATTTGTATGAACTGTTGTCAATATCTTTTCTTCAAGATTTTGTCGACTATGGCATTGGTTTTGCATTCAAAATAGATGATTTGGTGCATGAACTTGCTTCGTCAGTTGCAAGAGACTGCCTTCTAGCATATCACCCTAATCATTTCATGCTTGACAATGCCCAACATCTGTCTTTCCCTGAAAACCTACTGCTTGACGTATTTCCCATTGAAAAGTTTAAATATGTGAAGAGCATACTATTTCCTACAGCTGGAGTTGGACCAAACAGTAGAGATTTCTTGAATGCATGCACGTCAATTTATAAACACCTGCGATTTTTGGATTTAAGTGACTCTATGTATGAGACTTTGCCTAGGTCCATTGGCAACCTGAAACATTTAAGATATCTCAGTCTTGAGAATAATAGAAATATTAAGAAACTTCCGGATTCTATATGCAACCTTCTGATGTTAGAAATGTTGATACTCAGTGGATGTACAGAACTTGAAACACTTCCTAAAGgtttaaaaaatttgatcaGTCTCCAACAGTTGGAAATAACAACAAAGCAGTGTGTTTTACCTGAGGACGAGATTGCAAATCTGAGTTCTCTTCAGACTCTCAGAATCGAGTTTTGCAGCAATCTAGAGTCATTGTTTGGAGGGATAAAAAAGCTCCCTGTTCTTAGAGTATTGTGTGTTGCTAACTGTAGAAGTTTAAAGACTTTGCCACTTGATATTGAACATTTTCCTGCATTAGAGACTTTGCTAGTGGACAACTGTGACTTATTGGAATTTCCAGAGGGACACGAGGACCAAAACTCAAGCATGAGATTGAAGGTTGTAACTATTGTTTCTCTGGATCAGTTGGTGACATTGCCTCTTTGGCTTCGAGGGTCTGTGAATACATTACAATACTTGTCAATTTCAAGCTGCAACAATCTTGTGGCACTTCCACAGTGGCTGTCAGGTATGAACTATCTGAAAACATTATGTATCACAGGTTGTCCTAATGTAATGTCTCTCCCCAATGACATTCATTGCCTCCCCAGTCTCGAACGATTTGAAATCGATGGCTATCCTGAATTGCATAGAAAATCTCAGCTGGAAGTTGGAGAGTCTTCCCGCACACCCAATGGCATTGATGAACCAGATGAAATAGAAGAAGATTTGGAATAA
- the LOC123888337 gene encoding enhanced ethylene response protein 5, giving the protein MAYLSMGESHRRITEFLNRFSDAVSYQNGVSFKSLFALSSNSHFLLSLADALSLFNDANRLINQNENFSQFADIIVPLFRSLQHYKQSNFVEAYNAFEKTANAFVQEFRNWESAWALEALFVIVYEIRVLAEKADRQLASNGKSPEKLKGAGSLLMKVFGILAGKGAKRVGALYVTCQLFKIYFKLGTVHLCRSVIRSIETARIFDFEEFPKRDKVTYMYYTGRLEVFNENFPSADYKLSYALKHCNPQHEANIRMILKYLIPVKLSIGILPNHGLLEKYNLLEYGNIVQALKRGDPRLLRCALQDHEDWFLRSGVYLVLEKIELQVYQRLVKKIYIIQKQRDPARAHQVKLEVIVKALKWLDIDMDVDEVECIMAILIYKNLVKGYFAHKSKVAVLSKQDPFPKLNGKPVNS; this is encoded by the exons ATGGCATACTTGAGCATGGGTGAATCCCACAGAAGAATAACAGAATTTCTCAACCGTTTCTCCGACGCCGTTTCTTACCAAAACGGAGTTTCCTTCAAATCTCTCTTCGCTCTTTCTTCCAACTCTCACTTTCTTCTTTCTCTCGCCGATGCCCTCTCCCTCTTCAACGATGCCAATAGACTCATCAATCAAAACGAAAACTTCTCTCAGTTCGCTGATATCATTGTTCCTCTTTTCCGATCACTTCAACATTATAAGCAGTCTAATTTTGTTGAAGCATATAACGCTTTCGAGAAAACTGCAAA TGCGTTTGTTCAGGAATTTCGTAATTGGGAATCTGCGTGGGCTCTTGAAGCTTTGTTTGTCATTGTTTATGAGATTAGGGTTCTTGCTGAAAAG GCTGACAGACAATTGGCTTCAAATGGAAAATCACCTGAGAAGTTGAAAGGTGCTGGTTCTTTACTCATGAAAGTTTTTGGCATCCTTGCG GGAAAAGGTGCTAAGCGTGTTGGAGCATTGTATGTAACCTGTCAGTTATTCAAGATTTACTTTAAG CTTGGTACGGTTCACCTTTGCCGCAGTGTAATCAGAAGTATTGAAACTGCTCGCATATTTGATTTTGAAGAATTTCCTAAAAGAGACAAG GTCACATACATGTACTATACTGGTCGTCTCGAAGTTTTCAATGAAAATTTTCCATCT GCTGATTATAAACTATCGTATGCTTTGAAGCATTGCAACCCACAGCATGAAGCCAATATAAG GATGATTCTTAAATATCTGATTCCAGTGAAGCTTTCAATAGGCATATTACCCAATCATGGACTATTGGAGAAGTACAATTTACTTGAG TATGGCAATATTGTACAAGCTCTAAAAAGGGGTGATCCTCGACTTCTTCGGTGTGCACTCCAAGATCACGAGGACTG GTTCTTGAGATCAGGTGTATATCTTGTTCTAGAGAAGATAGAACTTCAAGTATACCAGAGATTAGTAAAGAAGAT TTACATCATTCAAAAGCAGAGAGACCCAGCGAGAGCTCACCAGGTGAAGTTGGAGGTTATTGTTAAAGCATTGAAATGGCTTGATATTGACATGGATGTGGACGAG GTAGAGTGTATAATGGCCATACTGATATACAAGAATCTTGTGAAAGGTTACTTTGCCCACAAAAGCAAAGTGGCTGTATTGAGCAAGCAAGACCCTTTCCCCAAGTTAAATGGAAAACCTGTCAATTCATAG
- the LOC123888340 gene encoding putative disease resistance protein RGA1, whose product MMSLVGSFLFSMAESLIAQLASQALVEASQVLGVYNDLQHFTQTLSYIKAVLLDAEQKQNHDYQNFELSEWLWLVRDVLSDAKNVLDEVEFENLRKKVIKAHSSSRNMIITKVNNFFSSSNPLVFRFRMARKMKQINTRLDKIAADRHKFGFSIVDADNHIVHRRELTYSSVIDSEVIGRERDREKIIKLLIHRDNNKNLAIVPIVGLGGVGKTSLAKLVFNDERIDAYFPLKMWVCVSGSFDIKQVIIKIISSANESIDATTYRQNLRDLDIQQLQNHLKSKLKCQMFLLVLDDVWNEDRVKWVELKDLIQVGAVGCQLLVTTRNHSIASMMGTIPSHILVGLSLEDSLLVFVKWAFKEGEAKKYPHLVDIGRDIVKKCGGIPLALRTLGSSLFSKYDTDEWECVRDNQIWNCHIRNAEDTGNILHALKLSYYQMPCYLKECFALFSLYPKDHAFDSFDIASLWRAHDLLPPPIINQTMKYSANQFLFELLSISFLQDFIDYGIGFSFKMHDLVHSCAARIALVECKLVTDSIEGRRRVFVRHLSFPENKGLDKFPIQRFKKLRSILFPTAGIGANSDAFLVACTSSCKHLRFLDLSDSTYETLPQSIGKLKHLRYLSLENNRNLKRLPDSICNLVMLEMLILSGCTELDTLPKGLRKLISLQHLEITTKQFALPEDEIANLSSLQTLRIEFCNNLESLFGEIKLHALKVLCVANCRNLKSLPLDIEHVPALETLLVDNCDTLEFSEGCEDQISDMRLKVLTIVSLHQLVTLPHWLQGSVNTLQYLSISSCNNLVVLPQWLSAMNCLKTICITGCPNIMSFPNDIHRLATLERLEIDGYPELLRKSQQEVGESSHTHSTTNEPDEVEEELE is encoded by the coding sequence ATGATGTCTTTGGTTGGATCGTTCCTCTTCAGCATGGCAGAGTCACTCATAGCACAACTTGCTTCTCAGGCATTAGTAGAAGCTTCTCAGGTGCTTGGTGTTTACAACGATCTTCAACACTTCACACAAACTCTCTCATACATCAAAGCTGTGTTATTGGATGCTGAACAAAAGCAAAATCATGATTATCAAAATTTTGAGCTAAGTGAATGGTTGTGGCTGGTTAGAGATGTCTTATCTGATGCAAAAAATGTGCTGGATGAAGTTGAGTTCGAAAACTTACGGAAGAAAGTGATCAAAGCGCATAGCAGCAGCAGAAACATGATAATAACCAAGGTAAATAACTTCTTCTCCAGTTCTAATCCACTTGTTTTTCGATTTAGGATGGCACGgaaaatgaaacaaataaacaCGAGATTAGATAAGATTGCTGCTGATAGGCACAAGTTTGGTTTTAGTATAGTTGATGCTGACAACCATATTGTGCATAGGAGAGAACTTACATACTCGAGTGTGATTGATTCAGAAGTGATAGGAAGGGAACGTGATAGGGAAAAGATCATAAAACTTTTGATTCATCGTGATAATAACAAAAATCTCGCTATCGTTCCCATTGTGGGGCTTGGAGGTGTGGGAAAGACCTCACTTGCAAAGCTTGTGTTCAATGATGAAAGGATTGATGCGTATTTTCCATTGAAAATGTGGGTGTGTGTTTCGGGAAGCTTTGATATTAAGCAAGTGATTATTAAAATCATCAGTTCTGCTAATGAATCTATTGATGCAACTACTTACCGACAAAATTTAAGAGATTTGGATATCCAGCAGCTACAAAATCATCTTAAAAGTAAGCTTAAATGTCAAATGTTTCTACTCGTCTTGGACGATGTGTGGAATGAAGATCGTGTTAAATGGGTTGAGTTGAAGGATTTAATACAAGTAGGCGCGGTTGGATGTCAACTCTTAGTGACTACACGTAATCACTCGATTGCTTCCATGATGGGCACCATTCCCTCTCACATATTAGTAGGCCTTTCCCTGGAGGATTCTttgttagtttttgtcaaaTGGGCATTTAAAGAAGGGGAAGCGAAAAAGTATCCACATTTGGTAGATATTGGGCGAGATATTGTGAAAAAATGTGGAGGAATACCTTTGGCATTGAGAACATTAGGGAGTTCACTATTTTCAAAATACGATACAGATGAGTGGGAATGCGTAAGAGACAACCAAATTTGGAACTGCCACATTCGGAATGCAGAAGACACGGGCAACATTTTACATGCACTTAAGTTAAGCTATTATCAAATGCCGTGCTATCTCAAGGAATGTTTTGCTTTGTTCTCCCTTTACCCAAAGGACCATGCATTTGATAGTTTTGATATAGCATCCCTTTGGAGAGCACACGATCTCCTTCCACCACCGATCATAAATCAAACAATGAAATACAGTGCTAACCAGTTCTTGTTTGAATTATTGTCAATATCTTTCCTTCAAGACTTCATCGACTATGGTattggtttttcttttaaaatgcACGATCTAGTTCATTCTTGTGCTGCAAGAATTGCACTGGTAGAATGCAAACTTGTAACGGATTCCATTGAAGGAAGGCGCAGGGTCTTTGTTCGACATCTGTCTTTCCCCGAAAACAAAGGACTTGACAAATTTCCCATTCAAAGATTTAAAAAACTGAGAAGCATACTATTTCCGACTGCTGGAATTGGAGCCAACAGTGATGCTTTCTTGGTTGCGTGCACGTCAAGCTGCAAACATCTACGATTTTTGGATTTAAGTGATTCTACGTATGAGACCTTGCCTCAGTCCATTGGCAAGTTGAAACATTTAAGATATCTCAGTCTTGAGAATAATAGGAATCTTAAGAGACTTCCTGATTCTATTTGCAACCTTGTAATGTTAGAAATGTTGATACTTAGTGGATGTACTGAACTTGATACACTGCCTAAGGGTTTGAGAAAACTGATCAGTCTCCAACATTTGGAGATAACAACAAAGCAGTTTGCTTTACCTGAGGATGAGATTGCAAACTTGAGTTCTCTTCAAACTCTCAGAATCGAGTTTTGCAACAATCTTGAATCACTGTTTGGAGAGATAAAACTCCATGCTCTCAAAGTATTGTGTGTTGCTAATTGCAGGAATCTAAAGTCGTTGCCACTTGATATTGAACATGTTCCTGCATTAGAGACTCTTCTAGTTGACAACTGTGACACATTGGAATTTTCAGAGGGATGTGAGGACCAAATCTCCGACATGAGGTTGAAGGTTCTAACAATTGTTTCTCTGCACCAGTTGGTGACTTTGCCTCATTGGCTTCAAGGGTCCGTGAATACATTACAATACCTGTCAATTTCAAGCTGCAACAATCTTGTGGTACTTCCTCAGTGGCTTTCAGCTATGAATTGTTTGAAAACAATTTGTATCACAGGTTGTCCTAATATAATGTCTTTTCCCAATGACATTCATCGCCTCGCCACCCTCGAACGATTGGAAATTGATGGTTATCCTGAATTACTTAGAAAATCTCAGCAGGAAGTTGGAGAGTCTTCTCACACACACAGTACCACTAACGAGCCAGATGAAGTGGAAGAAGAACTGGAGTGA
- the LOC123888339 gene encoding protein DEFECTIVE IN MERISTEM SILENCING 3: MLQPPSNSNNQHLVHTKALSVQGTSALVTVDLNENSMDTKDGVKNGEFIQAEIIIRQSQTLQDDLHMLGMKIKQHEDRVRLLNTEKVKLDDSIRLLQGAIGKSKSSHTTKIEIGNADDPRITTEEEVNKQILQHEKSGAGILWQVKTRHGEQASLLTLIKDVVGIVAMLGKVEDDNLSRLFSEYLGVETMLAIVCRTYEGVKALEMYGSEGCINKNVGLHGLGASIGRTLDDRFLVICLESLRPYAGKYVVDDSQRKLDILNPRLPNGECPAGFIGFAVNMINIDSFNLFCVTPSGYGLRETLFYNLFSRLQVYKTRAEMIQALPCISDGALSLDGGMVRSSGVFSLGNREDVNVRFPRPERSVGLDDHIENERQMKDIQWKKEKLMEEIKRENMLLDMAKYNFNKKKSDFLKFLSSSSSYATQVQTAPYILPQ, from the exons ATGCTTCAACCACCAAGTAATAGCAACAACCAG CATTTGGTTCATACAAAGGCATTGTCTGTCCAAGGGACCTCAGCATTGGTGACAGTGGATTTGAATGAAAACTCCATGGACACAAAGGACGGTGTGAAAAATGGAGAATTTATTCAAGCAGAAATCATCATCCGGCAGTCCCAG ACACTACAAGATGATCTACATATGCTTGGGATGAAAATTAAGCAGCATGAGGATAGAGTGCGTCTTTTGAACACTGAAAAAGTCAAATTAGACGACTCCATTCGTCTTTTGCAAG GTGCTATTGGGAAATCAAAGTCTTCACATACAACCAAGATTGAGATTGGTAATGCTGACGATCCCCGCATTACAACTGAGGAGGAGGTAAATAAACAGATATTGCAGCATGAAAAATCCGGTGCTGGTATTTTGTGGCAGGTGAAGACTCGTCATGGAGAACAAGCTTCTCTTCTTACACTAATAAAGGATGTTGTAGGTATTGTTGCTATGTTGGGAAAAGTTGAGGATGACAATCTTAGCAG ACTTTTCTCAGAGTATCTAGGAGTGGAGACTATGCTGGCAATTGTTTGTAGAACATATGAAGGAGTCAAAGCTCTTGAAATGTACGGTAGTGAAGGCTgcataaataaaaatgttggTCTTCATGGGCTAGGTGCCTCTATTGGAAGGACTTTGGATGATCGATTTCTAGTGATATGTCTTGAATCTCTAAG GCCTTATGCTGGTAAATATGTGGTGGATGACTCACAACGGAAGCTGGACATTTTAAACCCAAGATTGCCCAACGGGGAGTGTCCTGCTGGGTTTATTGGGTTTGCTGTCAATATGATTAATATAGACAGCTTTAACCTATTTTGTGTAACACCGAGTGGTTATGGCCTCAGAGAAACTCTGTTTTATAATCTATTTTCTCGTCTACAAGTATATAAGACAAGGGCTGAAATGATACAAGCACTTCCTTGTATAAGTGATGGAGCTCTTTCTTTAGATGGAGGAATGGTTAGAAGTTCTGGTGTATTTTCCTTGGGCAATAG GGAAGATGTTAATGTGAGATTCCCCAGACCAGAAAGATCAGTGGGGCTTGATGACCATATTGAAAATGAGAGGCAAATGAAGGACATCCAATGGAAGAAGGAAAAACTTATGGAAGAAATAAAAAGGGAAAACATGTTGTTGGACATGGCAAAGTACAACTTCAATAAAAAGAAGAgtgattttcttaaatttttatcGTCAAGTTCATCATATGCAACTCAG GTTCAGACTGCTCCTTACATACTACCTCAATGA